The Saprospiraceae bacterium genome includes a window with the following:
- a CDS encoding Bro-N domain-containing protein, with protein MNKQNIVLFENRQVRRYYDSENEIWYFSVVDIVEALTESVNPTDYLKKLRKRDTELGAYIGTNCPQVEMLSNGKKRKTLAGTAKDIFRLIQSIPSPKAEPFKQWLAKVGYERLQEINDPSQSIDRARENWQKLGRSEKWIQQRMTGQETRNKLTDYWKESGVEKTDEFALLTNIIHQEWTGLSVKKHKEIKGLKSQNLRDHMSEAELIFTALAELSTRQIAETDEAKGLQENAKASKKGGKIAKDARLQLEQQTGKKVVTGENFLPPGTIKKELK; from the coding sequence ATGAATAAACAAAACATTGTGCTATTTGAAAACAGGCAAGTACGTAGGTACTACGATAGCGAAAATGAGATTTGGTATTTTTCTGTTGTAGATATCGTAGAAGCCTTAACAGAATCAGTAAACCCAACCGATTATTTAAAAAAATTAAGAAAACGAGATACAGAACTAGGAGCCTACATAGGGACAAACTGTCCCCAGGTAGAAATGTTGTCCAATGGAAAAAAGCGAAAGACGCTTGCCGGTACTGCTAAAGATATATTCCGATTAATCCAATCCATTCCTTCACCCAAAGCAGAACCCTTTAAACAATGGCTTGCTAAAGTAGGTTACGAAAGATTGCAAGAAATAAACGACCCCAGCCAAAGCATAGACAGGGCCAGAGAAAACTGGCAAAAATTGGGCAGAAGCGAAAAATGGATTCAGCAGCGAATGACAGGGCAGGAAACCCGAAACAAATTAACAGATTATTGGAAAGAAAGCGGTGTGGAAAAGACAGATGAGTTTGCGTTGCTCACCAATATTATTCATCAGGAATGGACAGGTTTAAGTGTTAAAAAGCACAAAGAAATAAAAGGTTTAAAATCTCAAAATCTGCGAGACCACATGAGCGAAGCAGAACTCATATTTACTGCCTTAGCCGAACTATCTACCAGACAAATAGCCGAAACGGATGAAGCAAAAGGATTACAGGAAAATGCAAAGGCGAGTAAAAAAGGTGGAAAAATAGCAAAAGATGCACGACTACAATTAGAACAGCAAACAGGCAAAAAAGTAGTTACCGGAGAAAACTTCTTACCGCCTGGCACTATAAAAAAGGAATTAAAATAG
- a CDS encoding class I SAM-dependent DNA methyltransferase encodes MILNALKPRKALNKAFLKVKPNRTEIEGFKSHLITLLDRTNDTESEEFHKNLVSDFLKDTYYKQNHFINTKGRNDLVIHNGQNANTSVGVILEAKKPTNRTEMMTTQKLNSKAFQELVLYYLRERITHKNLEVKHLVATNINEWFIFDATLFDRLFAQNKNLVNQFNDFEGGRLADTKTDFFYKQIAEPFIDSITSEIEFTYFNIQDYQKPLRNADKADDNLLIALFKLLSPEHLLKLPFTNDSNSLDKRFYCELLHIIGLAETKEGSKKLIERNKEGERHTGTILENAIIQLDSLDKLSRLDRLSQYGSNTQERLFNVGLELSITWINRILFLKLLEAQLITYHKGEKSARLSDSSYSFLNLDKIRNYDDLNSLFFQVLARKYDERNEDVRKVFEKVPYLNSSLFEPTEMEQVTLFISNLKDDKTIPIIASTVLKDRQGKKRTGNLSTIEYLFEFLNAYDFSSEGSEEIQEENKTLINASVLGLIFEKINGYKDGSIFTPGFITMYMSRETIRRAVVQKFNEIKGWKCKTFEELKEDIQEEIKAGNRKEVRKEANSIINSLKIIDPAVGSGHFLVSVLNELIAIKSELKILVDAHLEPLSSYTVEVVNDELIITDEEGNFFDYNPKSKESQRIQETLFHEKQTIIENCLFGVDINANSVKICRLRLWIELLKNAYYKNATELETLPNIDINIKCGNSLVSRFAIDADLKQALKKSKWTIDSYRIAVDTYRNAESKEQKREMERLIADIKSDFRSEISRNDPKIKKLYNLNGELVKLTTQQSLFEMSKKEKADWNKKVQQLTDETKKIEAEIEEIKANKIFENAFEWRFEFPEVLNDDGDFVGFDVVIGNPPYIRQEDFADLKPYLKSRFKIYNSIADLLTYFVELSYDILKSSGNFQFIISNKFTRANYGSVMRKFLLENTTLTHFIDFSGVPVFDEATVDAAILGYEKQTKLSTNFIYANIPRENLDVLKFEAFLKSIQTIYKQERLNENAWAFENQEVLAIKQKIESQGIPLKDWNITINYGIKTGLNEAFVIDGKLKDKIISNEPESLIFLKPILRGRDIQKWRPYFNDLWLINIVKGYTIKSKLNINSVNEPIPRYGYVEYDSAWEWFKTKHPFIAGHLESFKVKASKRSDMGDYWWEQRACAYMNDFEKPKVIYPNMTKFMPFVLDFEDNYYHNDKSFHLVADRIYWLGAFLNSKLFKYSFQDNFPELLGGTRELRKVFFDKIPVKQISEQEELPYKKLVNEILSIKKQNPSADTTDLENQIDQLVYQLYDLTEEEIAIVEGSGK; translated from the coding sequence ATGATTTTAAATGCACTGAAACCGAGAAAGGCACTCAATAAAGCCTTTTTAAAAGTAAAACCCAACAGGACTGAAATTGAAGGTTTTAAGTCCCATCTCATTACCTTACTCGACCGGACCAATGATACAGAAAGCGAAGAGTTTCATAAAAACCTGGTTTCTGATTTTCTCAAAGACACGTATTACAAGCAAAACCATTTCATCAATACCAAAGGTCGAAACGACCTTGTCATCCACAACGGACAAAATGCAAACACATCCGTTGGAGTCATTCTCGAAGCGAAAAAGCCGACCAACAGAACCGAGATGATGACCACCCAAAAACTGAACTCAAAAGCGTTTCAGGAATTGGTGCTTTACTATTTGCGGGAAAGAATTACACACAAAAATCTGGAAGTAAAACATCTGGTGGCGACCAACATTAATGAATGGTTTATTTTTGACGCTACCCTATTCGACAGGCTTTTTGCACAAAATAAAAACTTAGTCAATCAATTCAACGACTTTGAAGGCGGGCGACTGGCAGACACCAAAACCGATTTTTTCTACAAACAAATCGCCGAGCCGTTTATTGACAGCATCACTTCTGAAATTGAATTTACCTACTTCAATATTCAGGATTACCAGAAGCCATTGCGTAATGCAGACAAAGCGGACGATAATTTACTGATAGCTTTATTCAAATTGCTGTCACCGGAGCATCTTTTAAAACTTCCGTTCACCAACGACAGCAACAGCCTTGACAAACGATTTTACTGTGAGTTGCTGCACATTATCGGTCTGGCAGAAACCAAAGAAGGAAGTAAAAAACTGATAGAACGAAACAAAGAAGGTGAACGACACACAGGAACCATCCTTGAAAATGCCATTATTCAGCTGGACAGTCTGGATAAACTGAGCCGGCTGGACAGACTGAGCCAATACGGCAGCAACACACAGGAACGACTTTTTAACGTGGGACTGGAGCTGAGTATCACATGGATAAACCGTATTTTATTTCTGAAGCTGCTTGAAGCACAACTCATCACCTATCACAAAGGTGAAAAGTCTGCCCGACTTTCTGATAGTTCTTATTCGTTTCTGAATCTGGACAAAATCAGGAACTATGACGACCTGAACAGTTTGTTTTTTCAGGTGCTGGCTCGCAAGTACGATGAGCGAAACGAAGACGTAAGAAAGGTTTTTGAGAAAGTTCCTTATCTAAACTCTTCGCTTTTTGAGCCGACTGAAATGGAACAGGTGACCTTGTTTATCAGCAACCTGAAAGACGATAAAACCATCCCGATCATTGCTTCCACCGTGCTCAAAGACCGGCAAGGCAAAAAAAGAACAGGGAACTTAAGTACTATCGAATATCTGTTTGAGTTTTTGAATGCGTATGATTTTAGCAGTGAAGGCTCGGAAGAAATTCAGGAAGAGAACAAAACGCTGATCAATGCATCGGTGCTTGGTTTGATTTTTGAGAAAATAAACGGCTACAAAGACGGTTCCATCTTCACACCCGGATTCATCACCATGTATATGTCCCGTGAGACCATACGCAGGGCCGTGGTGCAGAAATTCAATGAAATAAAGGGATGGAAGTGTAAGACTTTTGAAGAATTGAAAGAAGATATTCAGGAAGAAATAAAAGCCGGCAACAGAAAAGAAGTCAGAAAAGAAGCCAACAGCATCATCAACAGTCTCAAAATTATTGACCCCGCCGTAGGTTCGGGACATTTTTTGGTTTCTGTCCTAAACGAACTGATTGCCATCAAAAGCGAGTTGAAAATTTTGGTGGATGCCCACCTGGAGCCATTAAGCAGCTATACCGTCGAAGTGGTCAATGATGAATTGATCATAACGGACGAAGAAGGCAATTTTTTTGACTACAATCCCAAAAGTAAAGAAAGCCAACGCATACAGGAAACACTTTTCCACGAAAAGCAAACCATCATCGAAAACTGTCTTTTTGGGGTGGACATCAATGCCAATTCGGTCAAAATCTGCCGTTTGCGTTTGTGGATTGAGCTTTTGAAAAATGCATACTACAAAAACGCCACCGAACTGGAAACACTTCCGAATATTGACATCAACATCAAATGCGGCAACTCATTGGTGAGCCGTTTTGCCATAGATGCAGACCTGAAGCAGGCCCTGAAAAAAAGCAAGTGGACAATTGACAGCTACCGGATAGCCGTTGACACTTACCGCAATGCTGAAAGCAAGGAACAGAAAAGAGAAATGGAACGACTGATTGCCGATATAAAATCGGATTTCAGGAGTGAGATATCCCGCAATGATCCAAAAATAAAAAAGCTGTACAACCTGAACGGAGAATTGGTAAAACTAACCACACAGCAAAGCCTTTTTGAAATGAGCAAAAAGGAAAAAGCAGACTGGAATAAAAAAGTGCAGCAACTGACCGATGAAACCAAAAAGATAGAAGCCGAAATCGAAGAAATAAAAGCCAACAAGATTTTTGAAAATGCGTTTGAATGGCGGTTTGAATTTCCGGAAGTGCTGAATGATGATGGTGATTTTGTGGGGTTTGATGTGGTGATTGGGAATCCGCCGTATATCAGGCAGGAGGATTTTGCAGATTTAAAACCCTATTTAAAATCAAGATTTAAAATTTACAATTCAATTGCCGACTTACTGACCTATTTTGTTGAGTTGAGTTATGATATTTTAAAATCAAGTGGAAATTTTCAATTTATTATTTCAAACAAATTTACAAGAGCAAATTACGGTTCAGTAATGCGTAAGTTTTTATTGGAGAACACTACTTTGACTCACTTTATAGATTTTAGCGGAGTTCCAGTGTTCGATGAAGCAACCGTTGACGCTGCTATCTTAGGTTATGAAAAACAAACAAAGTTAAGTACTAATTTTATTTATGCTAATATCCCTAGGGAGAATTTAGATGTATTAAAATTTGAGGCATTTTTAAAAAGTATTCAAACCATATATAAACAAGAAAGACTCAATGAAAATGCTTGGGCATTTGAAAATCAAGAAGTTTTAGCCATAAAACAAAAGATCGAATCTCAAGGGATACCACTTAAAGATTGGAATATTACAATCAATTATGGAATAAAAACAGGACTCAATGAAGCATTTGTTATTGATGGTAAATTAAAAGATAAAATCATCTCTAACGAACCAGAGAGTTTAATATTTCTAAAACCTATACTTCGTGGGAGAGATATTCAAAAATGGCGTCCATATTTTAATGATTTATGGTTAATCAATATAGTGAAAGGTTACACAATTAAATCAAAACTAAATATAAATTCTGTCAATGAGCCTATACCGAGATATGGATATGTTGAATATGATTCTGCTTGGGAATGGTTTAAAACAAAACATCCTTTTATTGCAGGTCATCTAGAGTCATTCAAAGTCAAAGCCAGTAAACGAAGCGACATGGGTGACTATTGGTGGGAACAAAGAGCCTGTGCATATATGAATGATTTCGAGAAACCTAAAGTAATATACCCTAACATGACTAAGTTTATGCCATTCGTGCTCGATTTTGAAGACAACTACTACCACAACGACAAGTCTTTTCATTTGGTAGCTGATAGAATTTATTGGTTGGGGGCATTTCTAAATTCAAAGCTTTTTAAGTATTCTTTTCAGGATAACTTTCCAGAATTATTAGGTGGAACAAGGGAATTGCGAAAAGTGTTTTTTGACAAAATTCCAGTTAAGCAAATCTCTGAACAAGAAGAACTGCCATATAAAAAACTTGTAAACGAAATATTATCCATTAAAAAACAAAACCCATCAGCCGACACAACAGACTTAGAAAACCAAATCGACCAATTGGTTTACCAACTTTATGATTTGACGGAAGAAGAAATCGCCATCGTAGAAGGTTCAGGTAAATAA
- a CDS encoding cation-translocating P-type ATPase produces MNYHLVPVSEIYQLFNTSNRGLSTTTAEERQLQYGKNELTEKKKISVFVLLLHQFKDVMIIVLLVAAGIALAIGDIKDTIVILAIVILNAVIGFMQEYRAEKAIAALRKMASHKATVRRGGNIMQLPASELVPGDIIILEAGMLVPADIRLTEVHALKIEEASLTGESNAVEKNTEEIIAENSPLGDRFNMAYKTTIVTYGRGEGIAVATGMNTEIGRIAQLLQEDESQTPLQKRLADFGKKLTVFIIFICGVLFGLGMWRGEEVGKMLLTAIAVGVAAIPSSLPAVITIALALGAKRMARKNALIRRLPAVETLGSVTYICSDKTGTITQNKMTVTDVWVSSGAVSIHEFSAEQLLMLAMELNHDVVVDENDNLKGDPTETALVEYTRKNKNYDPLWLNNFKRSLELPFDSVRKRMTTIFPYQNQWLIVCKGAVENILSICNNADIPDITAATEKFAQQGQRVLAFAVKFVDVLPETISVESIENDFHFSGLAAMIDPPRPEAIQGIADCHTAGITPVMITGDHPITAKAIANETGILRYPTDRIITGTELANFSEDAFEKEIENIKVYARVSPEQKLNIVKALQNKNHFVAMTGDGVNDAPALRRANIGVAMGITGTDVSKEAAHMILLDDNFATIIRAVREGRRIFDNIRKFIKYALTCNSGEVWTIFLAPLVGLPIPLLPIHILWVNLVTDGLPGLALAAEPAEADILKRPPRKTNESIFAGGIGKHILWVGLLMAVVCIATQWYEIHKENTNWQTMVFTILSFSQMAHVMAIRSDRQSIFKQGIFGNKQLVGAVFSTFVLQIAVIYTPFLQDIFRTQSLSLAELALCIALSSIVFWAVELEKLIKRRMH; encoded by the coding sequence GTGAATTATCATCTTGTGCCCGTTTCCGAAATTTATCAACTGTTTAACACAAGTAACAGGGGTTTAAGTACAACGACTGCTGAAGAACGACAATTACAATACGGCAAAAACGAACTCACCGAAAAAAAGAAAATTTCGGTTTTTGTTCTTTTGCTGCATCAGTTTAAAGATGTGATGATTATTGTTTTGTTGGTTGCTGCCGGTATTGCTTTGGCAATAGGTGATATTAAGGACACCATTGTCATCCTGGCGATTGTTATTTTGAATGCGGTGATTGGTTTTATGCAGGAATACCGAGCCGAAAAAGCGATCGCAGCATTAAGAAAAATGGCTTCGCACAAAGCCACAGTTCGTCGGGGAGGAAATATTATGCAACTTCCCGCTTCTGAATTGGTCCCAGGAGACATTATAATACTTGAAGCGGGAATGTTGGTTCCGGCAGACATTCGACTCACCGAGGTGCACGCATTGAAAATAGAAGAAGCATCTCTCACGGGAGAGTCCAATGCTGTAGAAAAAAACACAGAAGAAATAATTGCAGAAAATTCACCACTTGGAGACCGCTTCAATATGGCTTATAAAACCACCATTGTTACATATGGCCGGGGTGAAGGCATTGCGGTTGCCACCGGAATGAACACTGAAATAGGTCGCATTGCCCAACTCCTTCAGGAAGATGAAAGCCAGACTCCATTGCAAAAGCGATTAGCGGATTTTGGCAAAAAGTTAACTGTATTCATCATATTTATTTGCGGAGTACTTTTTGGTCTTGGTATGTGGCGGGGTGAAGAAGTGGGTAAAATGCTGCTGACAGCCATTGCCGTAGGAGTGGCAGCAATTCCTTCTTCACTGCCGGCTGTGATTACCATTGCTCTGGCATTAGGGGCAAAAAGGATGGCTCGAAAAAATGCCCTTATAAGAAGGTTGCCCGCAGTTGAAACTTTAGGATCTGTAACATATATCTGTTCTGATAAGACCGGCACCATCACTCAAAATAAAATGACCGTGACTGATGTATGGGTTTCGTCAGGTGCAGTATCCATCCATGAGTTTTCGGCAGAACAATTATTGATGCTTGCAATGGAACTTAATCACGATGTTGTCGTAGATGAAAATGATAACCTGAAAGGCGATCCGACAGAAACGGCTTTGGTAGAATACACCAGAAAAAATAAAAATTATGATCCGTTATGGCTGAATAACTTTAAACGGTCACTAGAATTGCCTTTTGATTCGGTACGCAAGCGAATGACAACCATTTTTCCATATCAAAATCAGTGGTTGATTGTTTGCAAAGGTGCCGTAGAAAATATTTTAAGCATTTGCAATAATGCTGATATACCGGACATCACTGCAGCAACAGAAAAATTTGCACAACAGGGGCAAAGGGTGCTGGCTTTTGCAGTAAAATTTGTAGATGTTTTACCTGAAACAATTTCAGTAGAATCAATTGAAAATGATTTTCATTTTAGCGGGCTGGCTGCAATGATTGACCCTCCAAGACCCGAAGCAATACAAGGGATAGCTGATTGTCATACAGCAGGTATTACACCTGTAATGATAACAGGTGACCACCCGATTACTGCAAAAGCCATTGCCAACGAAACCGGAATTTTACGCTACCCTACTGACCGAATAATTACCGGAACTGAACTGGCCAATTTTTCGGAAGATGCGTTTGAAAAAGAAATTGAAAACATAAAAGTGTATGCCCGCGTATCACCCGAACAAAAACTGAATATTGTGAAAGCGCTGCAAAACAAAAATCACTTTGTAGCCATGACAGGAGATGGGGTGAATGACGCTCCAGCATTGCGAAGAGCAAATATAGGAGTAGCCATGGGAATCACGGGGACAGATGTGAGTAAAGAAGCGGCACATATGATTTTGCTGGACGATAATTTTGCTACCATCATTCGGGCTGTACGTGAAGGAAGAAGAATTTTTGATAATATCAGGAAGTTTATCAAATATGCGCTGACCTGCAACAGCGGCGAAGTATGGACTATTTTTTTAGCTCCACTTGTAGGACTGCCTATTCCACTTTTGCCCATTCATATTTTATGGGTAAATTTAGTTACTGATGGTTTGCCTGGTTTAGCCCTGGCAGCGGAACCGGCTGAAGCAGATATTTTGAAACGCCCTCCGAGAAAAACCAATGAAAGTATTTTTGCGGGCGGTATAGGAAAACATATTTTATGGGTTGGATTACTGATGGCCGTTGTTTGTATTGCTACTCAATGGTACGAAATTCATAAGGAGAATACAAATTGGCAAACCATGGTTTTTACCATCCTGAGTTTTTCACAAATGGCTCATGTCATGGCTATTCGTAGTGACCGGCAGTCCATTTTCAAACAGGGTATTTTCGGAAACAAACAATTAGTCGGAGCAGTATTTAGCACTTTTGTATTACAGATTGCTGTCATTTACACTCCATTTTTGCAGGATATTTTCAGGACACAATCCTTGTCACTTGCTGAGTTAGCTCTTTGCATTGCTCTTTCAAGTATTGTTTTTTGGGCAGTAGAATTGGAAAAATTAATCAAGAGAAGAATGCATTGA
- a CDS encoding PAS domain-containing protein encodes MKLSAEQSELKIIELESRLDEYEQLIEAIKGGEVDAFALKTNKQSEIFTLRTVDYAYRVLVESFGEGALNLSGDAIVVYTNNYFPELLNLPYENVIGTSFFQYIHPESKETFHEIFNQGLTAKSKGEINLLIGNKTIPVYISLTSLFPAIPTVGMIITDLTEKKKQEEILIEKNAELEKMNTELQAFAYITSHDLQGPLRKIQIFISRIAEKEKTNLSENSRGYLNRIQDAAQGMQTLIQDLLAYSRTNKKDLKFENTDFNLIMKEVMDDLQEELNEKHATLEVSELHMINVIPFQFRQLLHNLIGNALKFSKSIQPPHIIIKSETASGKVFNNDKLSPQKKYCHISVSDNGIGFDPKYNEKIFEIFYRLHDQSEFKGTGIGLAIVKKIINNHGGIITANSKLNVGTTFDIYIPAI; translated from the coding sequence ATGAAATTATCTGCTGAACAATCCGAATTAAAAATAATAGAGCTGGAAAGCCGTCTGGATGAATACGAGCAGTTAATTGAAGCCATTAAAGGAGGGGAAGTGGATGCTTTTGCGTTAAAGACAAATAAACAATCAGAAATTTTCACTCTTCGAACTGTAGATTATGCTTACAGAGTTTTGGTTGAAAGTTTTGGAGAAGGTGCACTTAACTTATCCGGAGATGCAATTGTCGTCTATACAAATAATTATTTTCCTGAGCTTTTAAACCTACCATATGAAAACGTCATCGGAACTTCATTTTTTCAATATATACATCCTGAATCCAAAGAAACATTCCATGAAATTTTTAATCAGGGATTAACAGCAAAATCAAAAGGCGAAATAAATTTATTGATTGGAAATAAAACAATTCCTGTATATATTTCACTGACCTCATTATTTCCTGCAATCCCAACGGTTGGTATGATTATAACCGACTTAACCGAAAAAAAGAAACAAGAAGAAATTCTGATTGAGAAAAATGCGGAGTTAGAAAAAATGAATACTGAACTTCAAGCCTTTGCTTATATTACCAGTCACGATTTACAGGGTCCGCTTCGTAAAATTCAAATTTTTATATCACGCATTGCGGAAAAAGAAAAAACTAATTTATCCGAAAACAGTAGAGGTTATTTGAACAGGATACAGGATGCAGCACAAGGTATGCAGACACTAATTCAGGATTTACTTGCCTATTCACGTACAAATAAAAAAGATCTTAAATTTGAAAACACTGACTTCAATTTAATAATGAAAGAAGTGATGGATGATTTACAGGAAGAATTAAACGAAAAACACGCAACCCTTGAAGTATCCGAACTCCATATGATCAATGTCATTCCTTTTCAATTCCGTCAACTCCTGCACAATCTGATAGGAAACGCACTAAAATTTTCCAAGTCCATACAGCCGCCACACATCATTATTAAGAGTGAAACAGCATCCGGCAAGGTTTTTAACAACGATAAACTTTCCCCTCAAAAGAAGTATTGTCATATTTCTGTTTCTGACAACGGCATCGGCTTTGATCCGAAATATAATGAAAAAATATTTGAAATATTCTATCGGCTTCATGATCAATCTGAATTTAAGGGGACTGGTATCGGACTTGCTATCGTAAAAAAAATTATCAATAACCACGGCGGTATTATAACAGCCAACAGCAAATTAAATGTAGGCACAACATTTGATATTTATATTCCTGCGATTTGA
- a CDS encoding circadian clock KaiB family protein: MSKQEKWELRLYVAGQTANSILALKNITKYCKQHLEGRYVIEVIDILKNPQLAEGDQIFAIPTLVRKVPEPLRKIIGDLSNEDKVLVGLNIRPVIEKLF, encoded by the coding sequence ATGTCTAAACAGGAAAAATGGGAATTGCGTTTATACGTAGCCGGACAAACAGCCAATTCGATACTTGCATTAAAGAATATAACCAAATATTGCAAACAACATTTAGAAGGCAGATATGTTATTGAGGTCATTGACATTTTAAAAAATCCACAATTAGCTGAAGGGGACCAGATATTTGCAATACCAACCTTGGTGAGAAAAGTTCCTGAACCGTTGAGAAAAATAATCGGAGACCTTTCAAATGAAGATAAAGTGTTAGTTGGCTTGAATATCCGTCCGGTCATTGAAAAATTATTTTAA
- a CDS encoding DUF1801 domain-containing protein, producing the protein MAKIVQIKTQQTSENVEDFILKVQDEQQRKDCFVILELMKKLSGEEPRMWGPSLIGFGNKIYKSPKTGREVEWFLLGFSPRKAKLSLHLVFDINKHADSLEKLGKFKTGAGCLYINKLSDIDTQVLEKLITIVLQDK; encoded by the coding sequence ATGGCAAAAATAGTACAAATAAAAACGCAACAAACTTCTGAAAACGTAGAGGACTTTATACTAAAAGTACAAGACGAACAGCAGCGGAAAGACTGTTTTGTTATTCTTGAATTAATGAAAAAACTTAGTGGTGAAGAGCCCAGAATGTGGGGCCCTTCACTCATCGGATTTGGTAACAAAATCTACAAAAGCCCCAAAACAGGCAGAGAAGTGGAATGGTTTCTTTTGGGATTTTCTCCTCGAAAAGCAAAACTTTCATTGCACCTTGTCTTTGACATTAACAAACATGCAGACTCACTTGAAAAGCTGGGCAAGTTTAAAACGGGAGCTGGTTGTCTTTATATTAATAAATTGTCGGATATTGATACGCAGGTGTTGGAAAAACTCATAACAATTGTACTTCAGGATAAATAG
- a CDS encoding circadian clock KaiB family protein, whose product MKEEAPYKLVIEGKLVLKLYVTGMSQKSMEAIENITSLCEEYLKDSYELEIIDIYKNPKLASEKQIVFSPSLIKKSPLPIRTLVGTLSDTKQVMKALGITLAN is encoded by the coding sequence ATGAAAGAAGAAGCACCTTACAAATTAGTTATCGAAGGCAAGTTAGTTCTTAAACTCTACGTTACAGGTATGTCACAAAAATCAATGGAAGCAATAGAAAATATAACATCCCTGTGTGAAGAATATTTAAAAGATTCTTACGAACTGGAAATCATAGATATATACAAAAACCCCAAGCTTGCTTCAGAAAAACAAATTGTTTTTAGCCCTTCACTTATAAAAAAATCACCTTTGCCAATAAGAACATTGGTAGGTACTTTATCTGATACGAAACAAGTTATGAAAGCATTGGGCATAACATTAGCAAATTGA